The Neodiprion virginianus isolate iyNeoVirg1 chromosome 5, iyNeoVirg1.1, whole genome shotgun sequence genome contains a region encoding:
- the LOC124306393 gene encoding cyclin-dependent kinase 20-like, which yields MEKYVVVGRIGVGAHGLVLKAYHVEQGNEVALKKVLLKKIDEGIPTSVLREVKTLQELRHRNVVELIDVFPVGLDFVMVFEYMPSGVWEIIRDSERPLNDSQKKTYVKMLFEGVSYMHANNVMHRDLKPANLLVNREGVLKIADFGLGRLIWDDNSHSYSHRVATRWYRAPELLYGARYYTTAVDIWAVGCIFGEILNSAPLFAGETDIEQLAIVLRLLGSPTTESWPDLTTLPDYNKITFPCHKGLPWDLIVPDATPDAIDLIKQLLVYNSSKRLTASSALKHLYFHSRPFPCPESALPKPTPDHRVQVKPEEVKGNLKRTVLFQNLLSIV from the exons ATGGAGAAATACGTTGTGGTCGGAAGGATTGGCGTAGGCGCGCATGGGCTGGTATTGAAAGCTTATCACGTCGAGCAGGGCAATGAGGTGGCGTTGAAAAAAGTATTGCTCAAAAAGATCGACGAGGGTATTCCGACCTCCGTATTACGAGAAGTCAAGACTCTACAAGAGCTGAGACACCGCAAC GTAGTCGAGTTAATCGACGTTTTCCCAGTGGGTTTGGATTTTGTCATGGTATTTGAGTACATGCCATCCGGCGTGTGGGAGATAATTAGAGACTCGGAGAGGCCGCTAAACGATTCTCAAAAGAAAACTTACGTTAAGATGTTGTTCGAGGGTGTATCGTACATGCATGCAAATAATGTCATGCACAGG GATTTGAAACCTGCCAACTTGCTTGTGAACCGAGAGGGCGTGTTGAAAATAGCCGATTTTGGTCTTGGCCGATTGATCTGGGACGACAACAGTCATTCCTATTCGCACCGAGTTGCAACACGATGGTATCGAGCACCGGAATTGTTGTACGGTGCACGTTATTATACTACAGCGGTAGACATATGGGCGGTGGGATGCATTTTCGGAGAAATACTTAACAGCGCGCCTTTATTCGCC GGAGAAACTGACATCGAGCAGCTGGCTATCGTTTTGCGACTGCTTGGCTCGCCGACGACGGAATCTTGGCCCGATTTGACTACTCTGCCAGATTACAACAAAATCACATTCCCGTGCCACAAAGGTTTGCCCTGGGATTTGATTGTACCAGATGCAACACCGGATGCTATAGATCTGATCAAACAGCTTCTAGTCTACAACTCATCGAAACGCTTAACTGCCTCATCG GCACTAaaacatttatattttcattcgcgGCCGTTCCCCTGCCCTGAATCTGCTTTGCCGAAACCAACGCCGGATCATCGGGTTCAAGTAAAGCCAGAAGAAGTTAAAGGAAACTTGAAACGTACAgtcttgtttcaaaatttgttgAGCATCGTGTAA
- the LOC124306391 gene encoding inactive selenide, water dikinase-like protein isoform X1, with protein sequence MAELQGTPVTQDALSVAQLELGGNPNALALRRPFDPVAHDLDGTFRLTRFADLKGUGCKVPQEVLGKLLEGLQADDNNVQDHEHAHFMHMAIPRIGIGMDSSVTPLRHGGLSLVQTTDFFYPLVDDPYMMGKIACANVISDLYAMGVTECDNMLMLLGVSTKMTEKERDVVVPLIMRGFKDSALEAGTTVTGGQTVVNPWCTIGGVASTVCQPNEYIVPDNAVVGDVLVLTKPLGTQVAVNAHQWLDQPDRWNRIKLVVSEDDVRKAYQRAMDSMARLNRIAARLMHKYNAHGATDVTGFGLLGHAQNLAKHQKNEVSFVIHNLPVIAKMAAVAKACGNMFQLLQGHSAETSGGLLICLPREQAAAYCKDIEKQEGYQAWIIGIVEKGNRTARIIDKPRVIEVPAKEKDGELW encoded by the exons ATGGCCGAACTACAGGGCACGCCGGTTACTCAGGACGCACTGTCCGTGGCCCAACTTGAACTTGGAGGAAATCCTAACGCCTTGGCGCTGCGTAGGCCATTCGACCCTGTCGCACATGATCTTGACGGTACTTTCCGCCTGACACGTTTTGCTGATTTGAAAGGATGAGGGTGTAAAGTCCCTCAAGAGGTTCTTGGTAAACTTCTTGAGGGACTACAGGCGGACGATAATAACGTCCAAGATCATGAGCATGCCCATTTTATGCATATGGCTATTCCGCGCATTG GTATTGGCATGGATTCCTCCGTAACGCCGTTGAGGCATGGTGGTTTGAGCCTAGTACAGACAACGGACTTTTTTTATCCTTTAGTAGACGATCCTTATATGATGG gcAAAATTGCATGCGCCAATGTGATCAGTGATTTGTACGCTATGGGTGTTACGGAGTGCGACAATATGCTGATGCTTTTGGGGGTCAGCACCAAGATGACTGAAAAAGAAAGGGACGTTGTTGTTCCACTTATAATGAGAGGCTTCAAGGACTCTGCTCTTGAAGCAGGGACGACTGTTACTGGTGGTCAAACTGTCGTTAATCCATGGTGTACAATTGGGGGTGTTGCCTCTACGGTTTGCCAACCCAACGAATACATCGT GCCGGACAACGCGGTTGTTGGGGATGTCTTGGTGCTAACAAAGCCGCTCGGAACCCAGGTGGCAGTCAACGCTCACCAGTGGCTAGATCAGCCCGATCGTTGGAATAGGATCAAACTAGTAGTCAGCGAAGATGATGTGAGAAAGGCATATCAGCGTGCAATGGACAGCATGGCTAGGCTAAACAGAATAG CTGCACGACTCATGCATAAATATAATGCACATGGGGCAACGGACGTCACAGGCTTTGGCCTCTTGGGTCATGCCCAAAACCTGGCCAAACATCAGAAGAATGAAGTTTCATTCGTTATACACAATCTTCCGGTTATCGCCAAAATGGCAGCAGTTGCTAAAGCATGTGGTAACATGTTCCAATTGCTTCAAGGCCACTCCGCAGAGACCAGTGGCGGATTGCTCATCTGTCTTCCACGAGAACAG GCTGCTGCATATTGTAAGGACATTGAAAAACAAGAGGGTTACCAAGCATGGATCATCGGGATCGTTGAGAAGGGTAATCGTACAGCGAGGATAATCGACAAACCGCGAGTCATCGAAGTACCCGCGAAGGAAAAAGATGGTGAACTCTGGTAG
- the LOC124306391 gene encoding inactive selenide, water dikinase-like protein isoform X2 has translation MLSEHLFTIPLFPTHLKKTHEYSYSRIGMDSSVTPLRHGGLSLVQTTDFFYPLVDDPYMMGKIACANVISDLYAMGVTECDNMLMLLGVSTKMTEKERDVVVPLIMRGFKDSALEAGTTVTGGQTVVNPWCTIGGVASTVCQPNEYIVPDNAVVGDVLVLTKPLGTQVAVNAHQWLDQPDRWNRIKLVVSEDDVRKAYQRAMDSMARLNRIAARLMHKYNAHGATDVTGFGLLGHAQNLAKHQKNEVSFVIHNLPVIAKMAAVAKACGNMFQLLQGHSAETSGGLLICLPREQAAAYCKDIEKQEGYQAWIIGIVEKGNRTARIIDKPRVIEVPAKEKDGELW, from the exons ATGTTGTCCGAACATCTTTTCACGATCCCATTGTTTCCCACGCATCTGAAGAAGACGCATGAATATTCGTATTCTC GTATTGGCATGGATTCCTCCGTAACGCCGTTGAGGCATGGTGGTTTGAGCCTAGTACAGACAACGGACTTTTTTTATCCTTTAGTAGACGATCCTTATATGATGG gcAAAATTGCATGCGCCAATGTGATCAGTGATTTGTACGCTATGGGTGTTACGGAGTGCGACAATATGCTGATGCTTTTGGGGGTCAGCACCAAGATGACTGAAAAAGAAAGGGACGTTGTTGTTCCACTTATAATGAGAGGCTTCAAGGACTCTGCTCTTGAAGCAGGGACGACTGTTACTGGTGGTCAAACTGTCGTTAATCCATGGTGTACAATTGGGGGTGTTGCCTCTACGGTTTGCCAACCCAACGAATACATCGT GCCGGACAACGCGGTTGTTGGGGATGTCTTGGTGCTAACAAAGCCGCTCGGAACCCAGGTGGCAGTCAACGCTCACCAGTGGCTAGATCAGCCCGATCGTTGGAATAGGATCAAACTAGTAGTCAGCGAAGATGATGTGAGAAAGGCATATCAGCGTGCAATGGACAGCATGGCTAGGCTAAACAGAATAG CTGCACGACTCATGCATAAATATAATGCACATGGGGCAACGGACGTCACAGGCTTTGGCCTCTTGGGTCATGCCCAAAACCTGGCCAAACATCAGAAGAATGAAGTTTCATTCGTTATACACAATCTTCCGGTTATCGCCAAAATGGCAGCAGTTGCTAAAGCATGTGGTAACATGTTCCAATTGCTTCAAGGCCACTCCGCAGAGACCAGTGGCGGATTGCTCATCTGTCTTCCACGAGAACAG GCTGCTGCATATTGTAAGGACATTGAAAAACAAGAGGGTTACCAAGCATGGATCATCGGGATCGTTGAGAAGGGTAATCGTACAGCGAGGATAATCGACAAACCGCGAGTCATCGAAGTACCCGCGAAGGAAAAAGATGGTGAACTCTGGTAG
- the LOC124306389 gene encoding ceramide kinase isoform X1 → MQEFNDHASDAVLLNTFVIRKKRCRVYFHRGTLIWETERPPYTRWTLPLTDVLAAHYGNDADVDNTGGVDEKSQAPTSFVLHYAARGSKHKWSHHSVRMSHTDSRQVASWVKTIRNYLSGLTHRPRKIMVFVNPIGGKKKGLKIWESDVQPLLAIAGVEARMLVTERAGHIRDTLLTCNLDDVEAVACIGGDGTFSEVFNGLVLRTVKDKDLDPNDPEAVLPPPKLPVGVIPSGSTDTVAYSLHGTIDVQTAVIHIIFGDTTGLDLSSVHNNRSLLRLYASVLSYGYLGDVIRDSEKFRWMGPQRYDYSGFKKILANKGYEGEIELLSDPCHPAASTKCTENCTRCFEHTRNNDCDKEILKWRTVRGKFFMVNGANVSCACDRSPSGFSPHCHIGDGCIDVILIRHTSFLNNIRVLLRLSSRNKNLYDLPFVEVYRAREFKFRPLPSVINVPADNTEVNIPQSQPDLSVWNCDGEVIQDSNLKIRVHCQLLKVYTRRMQDSITDTSCFCPL, encoded by the exons ATGCAGGAATTTAACGATCATGCCTCGGATGCAGTGCTCCTCAACACGTTTGTGATTCGTAAAAAGAGATGCAGGGTATATTTTCATCGGGGAACCCTCATCTGGGAAACCGAACGACCTCCTTACA CAAGGTGGACTTTACCTTTGACCGACGTCCTAGCAGCTCATTATGGCAATGATGCAGACGTAGATAACACTGGTGGTGTTGACGAAAAGTCCCAAGCCCCAACAAGTTTTGTGCTTCATTATGCGGCTCGTGGTTCTAAACACAAATGGAGTCATCACAGCGTTAGAATGAGTCACACCGATTCTAGACAAGTAGCTTCTTGGGTGAAGACTATTCGTAACTATCTATCAG GTTTGACCCATCGTCCTAGAAAAATAATGGTCTTTGTTAATCCAATCGGGGGTAAGAAAAAGGGCTTGAAAATATGGGAAAGTGATGTTCAACCGCTGCTTGCCATAGCAGGCGTTGAAGCAAGGATGTTGGTCACCGAAAGAGCGGGACACATCCGAGACACATTGCTTACCTGCAATTTGGACGACGTTgag GCAGTTGCTTGCATTGGTGGAGACGGCACCTTTTCCGAGGTGTTCAACGGGTTGGTATTACGGACTGTAAAGGACAAGGACCTGGACCCAAATGATCCAGAAGCTGTCTTACCGCCCCCAAAATTACCAGTCGGCGTTATTCCGAGCGGAAGTACCGATACTGTAGCCTACAGCCTCCACGGGACGATCGACGTTCAAACTGCCGTTATACATATCATTTTTGGAGACACAACAGGACTCGATTTATCATCTGTCCACAATAATCGTTCCTTGCTAAGGTTATACGCTAGCGTCCTTAGCTATGGCTACCTTGGCGACGTAATCCGAGATAGTGAAAAGTTTCGCTGGATGGGACCACAGAGATACGATTATTCAG GGTTCAAGAAAATACTCGCCAACAAAGGATATGAAGGGGAAATAGAGCTCTTATCGGATCCGTGTCATCCAGCTGCTAGCACTAAATGCACAGAAAATTGTACCAGATGCTTTGAACATACACGTAATAACGATTGCGATAAAGAAATATTGA AATGGCGGACAGTGAGAGGTAAATTCTTTATGGTCAATGGTGCCAATGTTTCATGTGCATGCGATCGAAGTCCCTCAGGCTTTAGTCCACACTGTCACATCGGAGATGGATGTATTGACGTGATATTGATCAGGCACACATCGTTTTTAAATAACATCAGAGTCCTTTTGAGATTGAGCAGTAGGAATAAGAATTTG TACGATCTCCCTTTCGTCGAAGTATACAGAGCCAGGGAATTCAAATTCCGACCTCTTCCGTCTGTGATAAATGTACCTGCTGACAACACCGAGGTGAACATACCTCAATCGCAGCCTGACCTCAGCGTGTGGAATTGCGACGGCGAAGTAATTCAggattcgaatttgaaaatcag GGTACACTGCCAGTTACTTAAAGTTTATACGAGGCGTATGCAGGATTCCATTACCGATACATCTTGCTTTTGTCCGCTTTAA
- the LOC124306389 gene encoding ceramide kinase isoform X2, with product MIKLIPCVMLPTSGIKTRWTLPLTDVLAAHYGNDADVDNTGGVDEKSQAPTSFVLHYAARGSKHKWSHHSVRMSHTDSRQVASWVKTIRNYLSGLTHRPRKIMVFVNPIGGKKKGLKIWESDVQPLLAIAGVEARMLVTERAGHIRDTLLTCNLDDVEAVACIGGDGTFSEVFNGLVLRTVKDKDLDPNDPEAVLPPPKLPVGVIPSGSTDTVAYSLHGTIDVQTAVIHIIFGDTTGLDLSSVHNNRSLLRLYASVLSYGYLGDVIRDSEKFRWMGPQRYDYSGFKKILANKGYEGEIELLSDPCHPAASTKCTENCTRCFEHTRNNDCDKEILKWRTVRGKFFMVNGANVSCACDRSPSGFSPHCHIGDGCIDVILIRHTSFLNNIRVLLRLSSRNKNLYDLPFVEVYRAREFKFRPLPSVINVPADNTEVNIPQSQPDLSVWNCDGEVIQDSNLKIRVHCQLLKVYTRRMQDSITDTSCFCPL from the exons ATGATTAAATTAATCCCATGCGTCATGCTTCCTACCAGCGGgatcaaaa CAAGGTGGACTTTACCTTTGACCGACGTCCTAGCAGCTCATTATGGCAATGATGCAGACGTAGATAACACTGGTGGTGTTGACGAAAAGTCCCAAGCCCCAACAAGTTTTGTGCTTCATTATGCGGCTCGTGGTTCTAAACACAAATGGAGTCATCACAGCGTTAGAATGAGTCACACCGATTCTAGACAAGTAGCTTCTTGGGTGAAGACTATTCGTAACTATCTATCAG GTTTGACCCATCGTCCTAGAAAAATAATGGTCTTTGTTAATCCAATCGGGGGTAAGAAAAAGGGCTTGAAAATATGGGAAAGTGATGTTCAACCGCTGCTTGCCATAGCAGGCGTTGAAGCAAGGATGTTGGTCACCGAAAGAGCGGGACACATCCGAGACACATTGCTTACCTGCAATTTGGACGACGTTgag GCAGTTGCTTGCATTGGTGGAGACGGCACCTTTTCCGAGGTGTTCAACGGGTTGGTATTACGGACTGTAAAGGACAAGGACCTGGACCCAAATGATCCAGAAGCTGTCTTACCGCCCCCAAAATTACCAGTCGGCGTTATTCCGAGCGGAAGTACCGATACTGTAGCCTACAGCCTCCACGGGACGATCGACGTTCAAACTGCCGTTATACATATCATTTTTGGAGACACAACAGGACTCGATTTATCATCTGTCCACAATAATCGTTCCTTGCTAAGGTTATACGCTAGCGTCCTTAGCTATGGCTACCTTGGCGACGTAATCCGAGATAGTGAAAAGTTTCGCTGGATGGGACCACAGAGATACGATTATTCAG GGTTCAAGAAAATACTCGCCAACAAAGGATATGAAGGGGAAATAGAGCTCTTATCGGATCCGTGTCATCCAGCTGCTAGCACTAAATGCACAGAAAATTGTACCAGATGCTTTGAACATACACGTAATAACGATTGCGATAAAGAAATATTGA AATGGCGGACAGTGAGAGGTAAATTCTTTATGGTCAATGGTGCCAATGTTTCATGTGCATGCGATCGAAGTCCCTCAGGCTTTAGTCCACACTGTCACATCGGAGATGGATGTATTGACGTGATATTGATCAGGCACACATCGTTTTTAAATAACATCAGAGTCCTTTTGAGATTGAGCAGTAGGAATAAGAATTTG TACGATCTCCCTTTCGTCGAAGTATACAGAGCCAGGGAATTCAAATTCCGACCTCTTCCGTCTGTGATAAATGTACCTGCTGACAACACCGAGGTGAACATACCTCAATCGCAGCCTGACCTCAGCGTGTGGAATTGCGACGGCGAAGTAATTCAggattcgaatttgaaaatcag GGTACACTGCCAGTTACTTAAAGTTTATACGAGGCGTATGCAGGATTCCATTACCGATACATCTTGCTTTTGTCCGCTTTAA